A genomic segment from Gopherus evgoodei ecotype Sinaloan lineage unplaced genomic scaffold, rGopEvg1_v1.p scaffold_33_arrow_ctg1, whole genome shotgun sequence encodes:
- the LOC115641007 gene encoding zinc finger protein interacting with ribonucleoprotein K-like isoform X3, protein MLDLPNLVPGHCSTHIVHNTVKHGLKMLSYDVENLVIKVFSEFSSCAKNISELKEFLDFMETEYSEILCHVSTRFLTLFTAVDRLLKNWPALKSYFVSKGEETVSCAIWAFLSEQEDTVSNDDITLPELYIYFVHSIMSQFNNTIKVLESDYIQVTELYAIFKKLRREIQIQQEQGFYGYKVTQFLKKLPPNKQNKFVGDAQQVYTRMLQYLEKWFDFSENSFYVLCAPLNLDRPLELDKLCALTTNLGIKVDGGELFTEMCTLNDVLPTLKSLTNYAELTLRQEQHHRISVSEVWVEFFKHWEAPNLLKIVQHVLAIPPSNAFVECIFSVMKNLCTDERSELQVDLVKAELFVHFNYKMTCAEFAGFLKTEAVKELVVAARKEQKYKSGEGMISENVEENPQQEDLEQVETHVTLLGKSKGTVSWSPEHGKAGGCQHRPERQQRNQSGKKVGKSTQCEGGLNNLSKNMMHQKFSKGEGKNTCTECGKSFSRNLHLIIHRRTHTGERPHKCLQCGKSFIDNPTLKIHQRIHMEEKPYKCPDCGKSFSERPHLIGHQRIHTEAKTFICSQCGETLCNWSAFLRHERIHNGERPKPYHCLECGENFCDRSGLSRHQRIHTGEKPYNCLDCGKSFSWRSNLTRHQKVHTGERPYKCLKCGKGFSRRSTHSRHLRTHWGESE, encoded by the exons ATGTTAGATTTACCAAACCTTGTGCCAGGGCATTGCAGCACTCACATAGTACACAATACGGTGAAACATGGCTTGAAAATGCTCTCTTATGATGTAGAGAACTTGGTCATCAAGGTTTTCAGTGAATTCTCGTCCTGTGCAAAGAATATTAGTGAACTTAAAGAGTTCCTTGACTTCATGGAGACAGAATATTCAGAAATCTTATGCCATGTATCTACACGTTTTTTGACCCTTTTCACTGCCGTTGACAGGTTACTGAAGAATTGGCCTGCTCTCAAGTCTTACTTTGTGAGCAAAGGAGAGGAAACAGTGAGCTGTGCAATATGGGCCTTTCTTTCTGAGCAGGAGGACACAGTATCCAATGATGATATTACACTTCCAGAACTGTACATCTACTTTGTGCACAGTATTATGAGCCAATTTAACAACACCATAAAGGTTCTTGAAAGTGATTACATTCAGGTAACTGAACTGTATGCTATATTCAAGAAGCTGAGAAGAGAGATTCAGATTCAACAAGAACAAGGCTTCTATGGATACAAGGTGACACAGTTCTTGAAGAAACTGCCGCCTAACAAGCAGAATAAATTTGTTGGAGATGCCCAACAGGTTTACACACGCATGCTACAGTACCTGGAAAAGTGGTTTGATTTCAGCGAAAACTCTTTCTATGTGTTGTGTGCGCCACTCAATCTGGACAGACCTCTTGAACTAGACAAACTGTGTGCTTTGACTACAAACTTGGGCATTAAAGTGGATGGCGGTGAACTATTTACAGAAATGTGTACGCTGAATGATGTGCTACCAACCCTAAAGAGTTTGACAAATTATGCTGAATTGACATTGCGTCAGGAGCAACATCATCGAATCAGTGTCTCTGAGGTATGGGTAGAATTCTTTAAGCACTGGGAAGCCCCAAACTTACTTAAAATTGTGCAGCATGTGCTTGCTATACCACCCAGCAATGCATTTGTGGAATGTATTTTCAGTGTTATGAAGAACTTGTGTACTGATGAAAGGAGTGAGCTCCAAGTGGACCTGGTGAAAGCTGAGCTATTTGTGCACTTCAACTATAAAATGACATGTGCTGAGTTTGCTGGATTTTTGAAGACAGAAGCAGTTAAAGAGCTTGTGGTGGCAGcaagaaaagaacagaagtatAAAT caggtgaGGGGATGATAAGTGAGAATGTGGAAGAGAATCCTCAGCAGGAAGATCTAGAGCAAGTTGAAACTCATGTTACATTATTGGGAAAATCTAAAGGGACTGTGTCCTGGAGTCCAGAGCATGGAAAAGCTGGTGGAtgtcagcacaggccagagagacAGCAGAGAAACCAGTCAGGGAAGAAAGTGGGTAAATCCACTCAGTGTGAAGGTGGTTTGAATAATCTTAGTAAAAACATGATGCACCAGAAATTCTCCAAAGGGGAGGGAAAAAACACATGCaccgagtgtgggaaaagcttcagtcggaATTTACACCTTATTATACATCgcagaacccacacaggagaaagACCTCATAAATGTCttcagtgtgggaaaagctttattGACAACCCAACCCTGAAAATACATCAGCGAATCCACATGGAAGAAAAACCATATAAGTGCCCTGattgcgggaaaagcttcagtgagAGACCACACCTTATTggccatcagagaatccacacagaagCCAAAACTTTCATATGCTCTCAGTGTGGGGAAACCCTCTGTAACTGGTCAGCCTTTCTTAGACATGAGAGAATCCACAACGGAGAGAGACCTAAACCTTATCACTGCCTCGAATGTGGGGAGAACTTCTGTGATAGGTCAGGTCTTAGTAGGCATCAGAGaattcacacaggagagaaaccctataactGCCTGGACTGTGGAAAAAGCTTCAGTTGGCGCTCAAACCTTACCAGGCACCAAAAAGTTCACACTGGGGAGAGACCCTATAAGTGCCTCAAGTGTGGGAAAGGCTTCAGTCGGAGATCAACCCACAGTAGACATCTGAGAACCCATtggggagaaagtgaataa
- the LOC115641007 gene encoding uncharacterized protein LOC115641007 isoform X6 translates to MAEPEKKEIQSLSSTIDKFFVNADIYEEHICMAELLLAYHGVKHHHGYHSQDCGNKLYPSIFADSKIASKIHCGRRKAEALIENVLAPHSLKLAVQDIGSTSFSIVTDASNKGNTKLFPVAVRYFNKDKGSCTCIIDFLEDADETSEAIANNLQSCLQNAGLIHNKIVAYGVDNASVNFGKHKSVLVRLKQMLDLPNLVPGHCSTHIVHNTVKHGLKMLSYDVENLVIKVFSEFSSCAKNISELKEFLDFMETEYSEILCHVSTRFLTLFTAVDRLLKNWPALKSYFVSKGEETVSCAIWAFLSEQEDTVSNDDITLPELYIYFVHSIMSQFNNTIKVLESDYIQVTELYAIFKKLRREIQIQQEQGFYGYKVTQFLKKLPPNKQNKFVGDAQQVYTRMLQYLEKWFDFSENSFYVLCAPLNLDRPLELDKLCALTTNLGIKVDGGELFTEMCTLNDVLPTLKSLTNYAELTLRQEQHHRISVSECYEELVY, encoded by the exons ATGGCAGAACCCGAAAAGAAAGAGATTCAAAGTTTGTCTAGTACAATCGATAAATTCTTTGTAAACGCTGATATCTATGAAGAACACATATGCATGGCTGAATTGCTTTTAGCATATCATGGAGTTAAGCACCACCACGGCTACCATTCTCAAGATTGTGGAAATAAGCTGTACCCCTCCATTTTCGCTGATTCCAAGATCGCGTCCAAAATTCACTGTGGAAGGAGAAAAGCGGAGGCTTTGATTGAGAATGTATTAGCACCCCATTCATTGAAGCTGGCTGTGCAAGACATTGGATCAACATCGTTCTCAATAGTGACAGATGCTTCTAATAAAGGGAACACAAAATTATTCCCCGTTGCTGTCCGCTACTTTAATAAAGATAAGGGAAGCTGCACATGTATCATAGACTTTTTGGAGGATGCAGATGAGACATCAGAGGCAATCGCAAACAACTTACAAAGTTGTCTTCAAAATGCCGGTCTGATACATAATAAAATTGTGGCATATGGAGTAGACAACGCATCTGTCAATTTTGGAAAACACAAGTCTGTTTTGGTGCGCCTAAAACAAATGTTAGATTTACCAAACCTTGTGCCAGGGCATTGCAGCACTCACATAGTACACAATACGGTGAAACATGGCTTGAAAATGCTCTCTTATGATGTAGAGAACTTGGTCATCAAGGTTTTCAGTGAATTCTCGTCCTGTGCAAAGAATATTAGTGAACTTAAAGAGTTCCTTGACTTCATGGAGACAGAATATTCAGAAATCTTATGCCATGTATCTACACGTTTTTTGACCCTTTTCACTGCCGTTGACAGGTTACTGAAGAATTGGCCTGCTCTCAAGTCTTACTTTGTGAGCAAAGGAGAGGAAACAGTGAGCTGTGCAATATGGGCCTTTCTTTCTGAGCAGGAGGACACAGTATCCAATGATGATATTACACTTCCAGAACTGTACATCTACTTTGTGCACAGTATTATGAGCCAATTTAACAACACCATAAAGGTTCTTGAAAGTGATTACATTCAGGTAACTGAACTGTATGCTATATTCAAGAAGCTGAGAAGAGAGATTCAGATTCAACAAGAACAAGGCTTCTATGGATACAAGGTGACACAGTTCTTGAAGAAACTGCCGCCTAACAAGCAGAATAAATTTGTTGGAGATGCCCAACAGGTTTACACACGCATGCTACAGTACCTGGAAAAGTGGTTTGATTTCAGCGAAAACTCTTTCTATGTGTTGTGTGCGCCACTCAATCTGGACAGACCTCTTGAACTAGACAAACTGTGTGCTTTGACTACAAACTTGGGCATTAAAGTGGATGGCGGTGAACTATTTACAGAAATGTGTACGCTGAATGATGTGCTACCAACCCTAAAGAGTTTGACAAATTATGCTGAATTGACATTGCGTCAGGAGCAACATCATCGAATCAGTGTCTCTGAG TGTTATGAAGAACTTGTGTACTGA